From Poecile atricapillus isolate bPoeAtr1 chromosome Z, bPoeAtr1.hap1, whole genome shotgun sequence, one genomic window encodes:
- the PCGF3 gene encoding polycomb group RING finger protein 3 isoform X2 — translation MLTRKIKLWDINAHITCRLCNGYLIDATTVTECLHTFCRSCLVKYLEENNTCPTCRIVIHQSHPLQYIGHDRTMQDIVYKLVPGLQEAEMKKQREFYHKLGMEVPGDIKGETCSTKQHLDSHRNGETKADENINKETSEEKQEEDNDYHRSDEQVSICLECNSSKLRGLKRKWIRCSAQATVLHLKKFIAKKLNLSSFNELDILCNEEILGKDHTLKFVVVTRWRFKKAPLLLHYRPKMDLL, via the exons ATGCTAACAAGGAAGATTAAGCTTTGGGACATTAATGCCCACATAACCTGTCGTCTGTGCAATGGATACCTGATAGATGCTACTACTGTAACAGAATGCCTTCATACTT TCTGTAGAAGCTGCCTAGTAAAGTATTTGGAGGAAAACAACACCTGTCCAACCTGTCGGATTGTTATACATCAGAGCCACCCATTACAGTATATTGG TCATGACAGAACAATGCAAGATATTGTTTACAAACTTGTGCCAGGCCTCCAAGAAG CggaaatgaaaaagcaaaggGAGTTTTATCACAAACTGGGCATGGAAGTTCCAGGGGACATCAAAGGGGAGACATGTTCTACGAAACAGCACCTAGATTCTCATCGAAATG GTGAAACTAAAGcagatgaaaatattaataaagaaaCTTCGgaggaaaaacaggaagaagATAATGACTACCACCGAAGTGATGAACAG GTAAGCATCTGCTTGGAGTGCAATAGCAGCAAACTGCGTGGATTGAAACGAAAATGGATTCGTTGCTCTGCACAAGCAACAGTCTTGCATCTAAAGAAGTTCATTGCCAAAAAACTCaacctttcttcttttaatgag CTGGACATATTATGCAATGAAGAGATTCTTGGCAAGGACCACACGCTCAAGTTTGTAGTTGTTACTAGATGGAGATTTAAG aaaGCACCTCTACTGCTACACTATAGACCCAAAATGGACTTGCTGTAA
- the PCGF3 gene encoding polycomb group RING finger protein 3 isoform X3, which translates to MLTRKIKLWDINAHITCRLCNGYLIDATTVTECLHTFCRSCLVKYLEENNTCPTCRIVIHQSHPLQYIGHDRTMQDIVYKLVPGLQEAEMKKQREFYHKLGMEVPGDIKGETCSTKQHLDSHRNGETKADENINKETSEEKQEEDNDYHRSDEQLDILCNEEILGKDHTLKFVVVTRWRFKKAPLLLHYRPKMDLL; encoded by the exons ATGCTAACAAGGAAGATTAAGCTTTGGGACATTAATGCCCACATAACCTGTCGTCTGTGCAATGGATACCTGATAGATGCTACTACTGTAACAGAATGCCTTCATACTT TCTGTAGAAGCTGCCTAGTAAAGTATTTGGAGGAAAACAACACCTGTCCAACCTGTCGGATTGTTATACATCAGAGCCACCCATTACAGTATATTGG TCATGACAGAACAATGCAAGATATTGTTTACAAACTTGTGCCAGGCCTCCAAGAAG CggaaatgaaaaagcaaaggGAGTTTTATCACAAACTGGGCATGGAAGTTCCAGGGGACATCAAAGGGGAGACATGTTCTACGAAACAGCACCTAGATTCTCATCGAAATG GTGAAACTAAAGcagatgaaaatattaataaagaaaCTTCGgaggaaaaacaggaagaagATAATGACTACCACCGAAGTGATGAACAG CTGGACATATTATGCAATGAAGAGATTCTTGGCAAGGACCACACGCTCAAGTTTGTAGTTGTTACTAGATGGAGATTTAAG aaaGCACCTCTACTGCTACACTATAGACCCAAAATGGACTTGCTGTAA
- the PCGF3 gene encoding polycomb group RING finger protein 3 isoform X1 has product MSLPQTPKMLTRKIKLWDINAHITCRLCNGYLIDATTVTECLHTFCRSCLVKYLEENNTCPTCRIVIHQSHPLQYIGHDRTMQDIVYKLVPGLQEAEMKKQREFYHKLGMEVPGDIKGETCSTKQHLDSHRNGETKADENINKETSEEKQEEDNDYHRSDEQVSICLECNSSKLRGLKRKWIRCSAQATVLHLKKFIAKKLNLSSFNELDILCNEEILGKDHTLKFVVVTRWRFKKAPLLLHYRPKMDLL; this is encoded by the exons ATGTCTCTTCCACAGACACCAAAGATGCTAACAAGGAAGATTAAGCTTTGGGACATTAATGCCCACATAACCTGTCGTCTGTGCAATGGATACCTGATAGATGCTACTACTGTAACAGAATGCCTTCATACTT TCTGTAGAAGCTGCCTAGTAAAGTATTTGGAGGAAAACAACACCTGTCCAACCTGTCGGATTGTTATACATCAGAGCCACCCATTACAGTATATTGG TCATGACAGAACAATGCAAGATATTGTTTACAAACTTGTGCCAGGCCTCCAAGAAG CggaaatgaaaaagcaaaggGAGTTTTATCACAAACTGGGCATGGAAGTTCCAGGGGACATCAAAGGGGAGACATGTTCTACGAAACAGCACCTAGATTCTCATCGAAATG GTGAAACTAAAGcagatgaaaatattaataaagaaaCTTCGgaggaaaaacaggaagaagATAATGACTACCACCGAAGTGATGAACAG GTAAGCATCTGCTTGGAGTGCAATAGCAGCAAACTGCGTGGATTGAAACGAAAATGGATTCGTTGCTCTGCACAAGCAACAGTCTTGCATCTAAAGAAGTTCATTGCCAAAAAACTCaacctttcttcttttaatgag CTGGACATATTATGCAATGAAGAGATTCTTGGCAAGGACCACACGCTCAAGTTTGTAGTTGTTACTAGATGGAGATTTAAG aaaGCACCTCTACTGCTACACTATAGACCCAAAATGGACTTGCTGTAA